TGTCCCTGCTCCTTGGCACAGCACTTTGGTGCCCAGCCCCGTCTCCTCCTggcccctctccttttccctcccctcttctaaCCTGACCCCGCCTCCGGCTCAGTTCCTCCCTCCTAGGGAAGTCCCTACTGGCAAAGCTGCTTTCACTTTCCCTTCCCCCTAGCTCCTGTCTCGCTGCTCGTTCTGGTCCCTTAACTCCCCCTTGCAATGGCCAACCTGAGTGTTAAACCTGAAGCCCAAGCCAAGGTGAGTTACTATCAAGGGGAAGGGGTGAAGTCATGGGAATGGGGTGGGAGGGCTAGTCTTAGGGGAAGGTCTACCCAGATTTCTCTCATTCTCCCTTTGCTTCCCCTTACCCACTCCCCTCCCCCTAGCCTGGGCCTCTCAATAAGAAAGGGTTGGAGAGTACTTGAGACTCAGGCTGCTGTCTGGAGAGCCAAAGTGCTCTACCCCCACAAATCTTCAGCATGCAGTGAGGATCAGTAGACTTGTAGGGTCTAGAGCATCCCCAATGAATGTGAAAGGGTGCTGGGACCTGTAAAAGAACACTAGCAGGtggtgctggggggggggggggtgttgatGTTGGACTTCAGCCACAGGGAAAGGAGAGGTGAAATGGCTTTGGTTTGATGAGGTGAAGTGAagcagggagaggaggaaaagacgGGTGATGGTTCAGGGCACCTGGCCAGTACATATGTGGAGCAAGGGAAGTCTGCATTCATGTATCTCTCCTGAGCTCAGAATCTCGTTCCACTGGGATCTGTTCCCACACCTTTCCCAGCACCATTGAAAACTATTCCCACGCCTCCCACAGATGTAGTCCCACTGGGATCAGTTCCCATATCTCCACCAAAACCCAGTCCTACGGCAATTTCTGTTCCATACCTCCTCCACATCTAAGCTTCCTGGGACCTGTTCCCATGTTTCACCTGAACTCAGCCCCAGTGAGCCCCATTCCACCTTTAAATGCAATCTCACTGACATCTGGGTCCAAAATGCTAAGATGTGTTTCTCCTTAGATCTCAACCTATTAGTCTTAAATGACAACTTCTATGTCTGCAGGTGGATTTTTTCAGAAAGGAGTTATGTACTCAGGTAAGACCTCACTATTTCACACTACCTTCACTCTGTTCCTGGATCTCTCACCCTAGTTCTATTGTTACAAACTTGGCTGAATGTCCTAATCAGCTGTTGagtccaatcaatcaataatcacgACATCCACCCCTCACCCTTACCTCATACACAGGCAGAGATCCTACTTGCAACCTATTTCCCTGCGAAGATTTCAGAGCTGGATGAGTTCTTGAAGGTACTGGGGCTGGGAAGGAGGCAGAGGAAAGGCCAAGGAAAGGGAGACGATCATGGAATaggaggaaaaattgaaaaataaggaaTACTGAGAAAATAATTACTGTTACTTTTTTCCCTGCCATGTTTTAGGACCCATCTCTGAATGAGACTGATTTGAGTCTTCTAAAGGCCCCTTTGGACATTCCAGTCCCTGACCCagccaaagaaaaagagaaggaagagcgTCGGAAACAAGAAGAGGTAAGGGTGGAACAAGAGGGGGTTAGAAACATCTGAATTTTAGGGGGTTCAGAAACATTGGGCCTTGACTTCATGTGACTTTTCTTCTATAGAAGGATGAtaaggatggaaagaaaaaagaggaagatgaagatAAAGGTAATAGGGAATTGGTTGAGGGCTTAAGTCCTGGTTTCCTAATTAATGCATTAGCCCATGAGAGCATCCTCAGAGAGAGCTGCCTTCACTCTCTCAAGTTTTAGATTTGTGATATATTCCCTAGGTCCTCCTTGTGGACCTGTAAACTGCAATGAGAAGATTGTGGCCCTTATAGCTCGGTTGAAGCCTGAGATCAAAGATGTGAAAGAACAGCTCAACCTGGTAAGCCCCACCCCTCACCCCGATTTCTGGCAGGATCTGGAGGAGGCCTGCCCTTTAGAGAAACAATTTATCCAGAACAACTGCCCTTTGCCCTACTAGTTGGTTAGATACCCTGTCAGTCAGAACACAGTGTCTTATCAGAGTAGAAAAAGGGAGTTAGGATTGTAGCAAAACATATAAGGAGATATGGCTGAGGATTACGTAGTAGGGGTGGCGTGATAAGGGAGGCTgaagatctggaaaaggaaacagtgtTGGGAAAGAGTTTAATGGTCTCTACCAATTGTTTTTCTCAGGTTTCCATGTGGTTGCAGCTACAAGTGCCCCGAATTGAGGATGGAAACAACTTTGGAGTAGCTGTCCAGGTGATGACCCTGCCTTACAATGCTCCACCCCAAATTCCTTACCTTGATCTTGCTTTGCAATCATgctttattaaatctttttcctaactttcctttctcTAGGAGAAGGTATTTGAGCTGATGACTACACTCCGAACTAAGCTGGATGGCTTCCACACCCAGATTTCAAAGTAACTGATCCAGTCTCACATGCCCACCTTGCCCGGTCTTTATGATTATTGGCTTGGATTTCAGCTCTTGCCCTCAAATCTCATATTTGTTGCTTCAATTTtggcttctttctctctcttgttttaaACTCTCCCTTTTACTCCTCATTAGGAGCATTACTTTCTTAAACACCCCAtaacttttcttattcttttctagatacttcTCTGAAAGAGGTGATGCAGTGGCTAAAGCAGCAAAGCAGCCACATGTGGTGAGTGAGGAAGCAGGTCCAGAGCGGGTGGGGAGGCATTGTTCAGGAGGAAGTCCCTAGGACTGACACAGGGAAGAGCAGGAGGGGCATTAGATAAGGCCAGTGTGAAGAACTAACCCTGAAGTCTTCACAGGGTGACTACCGACAGCTGGTTCATGAATTGGATGAAGCACAGTATGGAGAGACAAGACTGATGGTCATGGAGATCCGAAATACTTATGTAAGGAACTAGACTCTGGAATTTGCTTGGTGGAAGAGCAGAGACAAAGTA
The DNA window shown above is from Sminthopsis crassicaudata isolate SCR6 chromosome 2, ASM4859323v1, whole genome shotgun sequence and carries:
- the PSME1 gene encoding proteasome activator complex subunit 1, which gives rise to MANLSVKPEAQAKVDFFRKELCTQAEILLATYFPAKISELDEFLKDPSLNETDLSLLKAPLDIPVPDPAKEKEKEERRKQEEKDDKDGKKKEEDEDKGPPCGPVNCNEKIVALIARLKPEIKDVKEQLNLVSMWLQLQVPRIEDGNNFGVAVQEKVFELMTTLRTKLDGFHTQISKYFSERGDAVAKAAKQPHVGDYRQLVHELDEAQYGETRLMVMEIRNTYAVLYDIILKNFEKIKKPRGDTKGMIY